Below is a genomic region from Spartinivicinus poritis.
TAGGAACCTGTGGCGCACCTATCTGAACGGGTGTTGCAGCCCCTAAACTAGTAGCAGGCGCCATTACTGCAATATGACTGGCATAGAGAATAAAAGTACCTGCGCTAGCAGCTCTGGCTCCTTTAGGGTAAACAAAAGTAGCAACAGGTACTTTACTAGCTAAAATAGCTTGAACAATATCTCGCATAGCCATATCTAGGCCACCAGGCGTATCAAGCAATAACACAACTAATGAAGCATTTGCCACAGCTGCATCCTCTACACCTCTGATTATATAATCAGCCGAAGCAGGACCAATTGCGCCTTTTACTTCCAATACCCACACAGCCTGCTGTATAGGTGTAACATCCCCTTCAGTGGTTTCAGTTGCCTCCAGACTGGTTACTGCTACTATTTGGGTGAGAAAAAACAGCAATAGAAGTGCAAACAGCCTTTTTACATAGCACAAGACTTTTACATGAGTACGCATAATCCTGGCACAGCTATTCATTTTGGTTTTACACTAACTTAAAATGCCTCTTCCATCCTTGGCAAACAATTATTAGATATGCCCTTTAATAACTATAGTCAATATAGTTAAATTGCCTCGGAATGAGCATGACCCTGAAGGGAAGTTATGAGTAAAAAAAACTATTGTAAATACCATCAACGCGAACCTGCTACCTGGCGATGCCGAAAATGCCAAAAGTTCTATGGCGATTGCTGTATCATCAAACCACCTCAGGGCCTGGCTGCCCCCAAGTGTTCAATGTGTACTGAGCCACTGAGTTATCTAGGCTCTGCCAATAAAATCGCTCCATTTTGGACACAAATCAATCGCTTCTTTCTGTATCCTTTCAATCAGGATTCAGTAATGTTTCTAATCATTTCGTCGATTGCCTTTGCAGCATTAGAATTAATCGGGCTCTTAGGTATCTTTAGTTGGCTAATACTGGTAAGCATTATCTATAAATACTCTTATTCAATTATCGAATTAACCAGCCATGGAGATATGACTCCCCCCAGCATAACCACTTTATTTTCCGGCACTGGTTTTAGTTTATTTTTCAGGCAGTTAGTTGTATTTATTCTAGCTGGTGTTTTTCTCTATTATTTAGCTAAAGTAAGTATTTTGTTGTTTTTTGTTGGATTGATTCTGGCAATCTTTGCATTCCCAGCCAGTGTCATGACACTGGCATGGGAGCATTCAGTAAGAGCCGCTATCAATCCTGCTCGACTATGGTTTATTATCTCTGGTATTGGCTGGCCTTACTGTATTCTTTGCGTCTTTTTAGTTATTTTATCTATCAGCAACACGATAGTAGATGCCTTTTTGGCTACCAAAGTCCACCCATTGCTATTCCAAAGTGTCAATACATTTGTTAATGGCTACTTCATTTTGGTCATGTTCAGCATGATGGGGTATACACTCTTTCAAAGCCAGGAAAAACTTGGTTATACAGCTGATATGGAAGATGATGCTTTAATATCAGATGAGGAATATTATATAAAACAAACGCTTGCTGATTCTGAAATCTATCTTAAAGAAGGTAAGCTGGATCAAGCTTTAAGTATTGTAAGAAGTAAAATAGACCAATTTCCAAATGATCTGGATATTCACAAACGCTTCCATGAGCTATTAACTGAAACCAACGATGAAAAACGCTTGGTATATCACGGCATTGCTTATCTCAAACTATTGCTTCAAGCTAATAATAGCTACCAAGCTTCTCAGGTTTATTTAAACTGCCAAAAAGGTGCGCCAGGCTTTCCAATAAAAGAAGCAATTGAAGAGACAAAAATGCGTCACCAAATTGCAGAGGCGCTTATTAGTTCAGGCAAACCAAAGGAAGGGTTAATACTAATGAAAAACCTTCACCAGACTGATCCTCACTACCCCGGGTTGGCAAAGGCATATTTATTGGCAGGTAAAACATATTCCGACAGACTACACATGGACAAACAAGCATTGCAATTATTAAATTTTGTTGCTAAGAAGTTTCCAAATTCAATCGAAGCTAAGCAAGCAACAGAGTTTATTAAAGTCATCAATAACTTACAAGCTTCATAAAACCTTTCTCCTTTTCAAAAAAAGTTGTCGGAAAAGCTGTTCCCCCCTTTGATAAAGGGGGGATTTAGAATGGCGGTAGTTTTTGAGCTATCTCTGCTCTATTTTCTTGTAAAAATCCCCCTCAACCCCCGTTTATCAAAGGGGGAAGTTGGATTGCACTAAAACTCTAACCCAGCTATTGCGACACTCCACCATTTTCGACACCAACTAAAGGTAAGGTGTGGTAAAACTATTTTTTAACTAATGTCATTCTTGCTAACTTTGCCTCTTCAGTCTGAGGAAAGTGCGTAGTCAAGACACTAAAATATTTTTTCTGGCCGTTTTTATCGCCCTGTTTTCCATAGTTAACTCCCAATAAGTAAATAACTTTTTGCATCCCCTCAGGAAATTGATTAGTTTGCATTAAGTTTCTTACAAGTATTTCTGCACCAGGAAAGTAGTTATTATTGATAAATTTATTAGATAGCATCAGGCTCAATTTAGGTACTCTCAAAATTCCTTCAAACTTGGTTTTATTATAATAATCATCAAAAATATCCGTAATTAACTTTATCGACTCAGCAGAGGCTGGTAGTTTAAATATAGAAAGTACTAGCTGATTGTACTCACTTTTAGGATCATCATATACAGGTCTGTTTTTTAGCAAATTATAGTACTGGCGATAAATATCAAGTTGGTCTGGGTATTCTCCGATAATTTTTTTACAAAGTGTACGGGCCTGATCAAGTTTCATATCAGAAATCAACTGCTCCAACCTACCTATTTTTTGATGATAATCAGCTAATGGGTCAACTTTATCAATATAGTCTGTATCTACCTTGATCAACCGCTGTTTAGTAGCCAATACGATAAAAAATCCACTTAGCAATCCTCCCAAATGTGCCCAATAATTGACATGATCATTCGCAGCTAGGGCACCATAAAGCTCCTTGCCTACCCAAAATGGGAATACCCAAAAAGCAGGGACTTTTATATAGTTAAAATAAAATAACACCCAATAAAAAAACTGGATCTTCCGTGCACCATATAGCGCTACATACATCCCCATTAAGCCAGCAATTGCGCCCGAAGCACCTACACCAGGCCGATATTCTCCCCACTCCAAAACGACATAAAGCACGTTAGCAAACACACCTGTCAACATATATAGACTTAAGTATGCTAATCGACCAAAAGCAATCTCTAGAGAGTATCCTAAGATAAACAGAAAAATCATATTCCCTAGCAGGTGATCGATACTACCATGCATAAAAATAGATCCTAGCATACCTTCTATGGTGACATTACCAGGTATAATGCCAAACTTGATAAAGCTAGCCTCATTTCTTAATGCTTCGAATTCCTGACGATATTTAATCCAAACCTTAACTTCTTTAGTTCTTAGTTTGTTATCAAGCTTTGCTTTTAAAAAATAATCAAAACCTAAGTCATTGATTATCTCTAAACGAAGCCTTTTATCATCTTCACGATCAACCAGTCTATTGGCTTGCTTGTATCGCTCTATATCTTTTTTTTTCAGATACTGCAGATAAATATCTCGTTCATTGGTATATAACGCATGCTTTTCATAATACTGCATGGCTTGATAGTACTTCTTATCATCACCTATTTGATAACCAAAATAAATAACACAATTAATCAGAATGACTAGTAATGTAGCAACCGGGGGATTTTTCCAGTTAATTTGATGCTCTACTGGTATGATTAACATTCACCTTAACCTAACATGATAAAACTCAGCCTAAACCCGTTCGGGCATCCATAAAAGCTAGCAAGCGCATCCTTTTTGCAACAGTATTCATTGCTAAGGAGATAAGCTTCTACTATCTATATTAAAACACTAGCAAACGGTTTATACAGTTTGTAACTATAAAATCAACGTCTAAATCTAAATATGCATAATTATGAAGCAATGGTTAAACGATCTTATCTATATCATTATTGGTCTAACAATTAGCCAGCTGAGCATTTGTTACGGGTATGAGTGGGAAACTATGCGTCAAGAAATGGTTCAAGAAATAGTCGAAGAAGTGAAAGAAACTAGCTATTTTATAGGCAAGTCAAGTTTATATGATACTGTAATGAAAGCTATTGCAACCGTGCCACGACATAAGTTTGTACCAGTATCAGAGCAACCTTGGTCTTATGATAACCGTCCGTTACCGATTGGTTATGGCCAAACTATTTCTCAACCCTACATTGTTGCTTTAATGACCGACCTCCTAGAACCAGATAAAGATGATGTTATGCTTGAAGTGGGTACTGGCTCTGGCTATCAGGCAGCAGTATTAGCCTCTCTTGTCAAACAAGTGTATACTATTGAAATCATTGAAGAACTTGCAACAATCTCTTCTGAACGACTAGCTAAACTAGGCTATGAAAACATCGCCACTAAATTTGCTGATGGCTATTATGGCTGGCCAGAATATGCACCTTTCGATGGCATTATTGTCACTGCCGCTGCTGGACAAATCCCACCACCACTGGTCAAACAATTAAAAGTAGGTGGCAAAATGATTATCCCCGTTGGGGATCAGTTCTTTACCCAACACCTCATTCTAATAGAAAAAATTACAGATAAACAGATAACTACCCGTCAAGTGTTGCCAGTTAGGTTTGTACCATTAACAGGAAAGCACTAGCCTAATCATATCAAGCTGGCGTCTATTATGATAAGCAGTGAGTCAATCAACTTCAATGCTCACCCATTAAAAGCACCTTATTGTAGTATTTTTATTGTTTCTGTAGCATTGCTTAGTTATGAGATTCTCCTTATGCGGCTCTTTGCAATTATTCAGTGGAGCCATTTTGCCTATATGTTTATTAGCCTAGCCATTTTAGGGATAGCAGTAAGCGGTACTTTTATCAGTATTTATCAAAAGTGGTGTGAAAAATATTTCACATGGTTATTTTTGATTAGCTATTTACTATTTGGTATCAGTTCTTTTAGTTGTTTCTATTTAGTACAAATCATTCCTTTTCAACAACAAACATTATTGTGGAGTTACCAGTCCTGGTTACAATTCTCCCTTATTTTTATTCTATTGTTAATTCCTTTTTTCTTTGCAGCAAACTGTATAGTAATGAGTTTAAAATACTTTAAACACAGCATACCTGCAGTATACGGAGTAAATTTAGTAGGCTCAGGTATTGGAGCAGGACTTATTATTATTTTATTAGAGTTTCTATACCCACATACTATTTTGCTATTAATTAGTAGTTTTGCTGTTGCTACATTGGCTATTGCTTGGTATGAATTAACAAAAAAGTCTAATCAACACTTGCTTATGTGCATTGTGATTAGCGTCATTATATGTATTATTTTTTCTCTATTCCAACAACCATTAAGTATTAACCATTTTAAGCCCCTTCCGCAAACTCTTCAGCTTCCACAGGCAAGTGTTATTCTCCAGTCATCTAATCCACAGAGCCTGATTCATATTGTCAAAAGTCCTGTCATTCCCTACCGGGCTGCAGCAGGTTTAAGCCTTCAATCATCAGCTACTATTCCCACTCAATTAGGGCTGTTTATTGATGCCAACCATTTTTCAGCTATTAACTATTATACTGAAAATAAACCGGATACCTTAGCATTTCTGGCAGATACCTCATCGGCATTAGCTTATCAGGTTGTCAAAAGTCCTCAACAGTTAATCTTGGGTTTAGCCGGCGGCGGTACTTTATTACAAGCTTTTTATCACCAGGCTAACCATATTGATATCGTTGAACCTAACCCACTAATCATTAATATTTTTACTAACAAACTAGCAAACTACACTGGCTGGCATCATCTCAGCAAACAAGCTCAGATATATAACCAAAGTTTTCGCAGTTTTTTTTTAGCATTTCCAGATAAAAAATATGACATTATTCAGCTTGACTTTCTGGATGGTGGATACATAGGTAGT
It encodes:
- a CDS encoding rhomboid family intramembrane serine protease, translated to MLIIPVEHQINWKNPPVATLLVILINCVIYFGYQIGDDKKYYQAMQYYEKHALYTNERDIYLQYLKKKDIERYKQANRLVDREDDKRLRLEIINDLGFDYFLKAKLDNKLRTKEVKVWIKYRQEFEALRNEASFIKFGIIPGNVTIEGMLGSIFMHGSIDHLLGNMIFLFILGYSLEIAFGRLAYLSLYMLTGVFANVLYVVLEWGEYRPGVGASGAIAGLMGMYVALYGARKIQFFYWVLFYFNYIKVPAFWVFPFWVGKELYGALAANDHVNYWAHLGGLLSGFFIVLATKQRLIKVDTDYIDKVDPLADYHQKIGRLEQLISDMKLDQARTLCKKIIGEYPDQLDIYRQYYNLLKNRPVYDDPKSEYNQLVLSIFKLPASAESIKLITDIFDDYYNKTKFEGILRVPKLSLMLSNKFINNNYFPGAEILVRNLMQTNQFPEGMQKVIYLLGVNYGKQGDKNGQKKYFSVLTTHFPQTEEAKLARMTLVKK
- a CDS encoding protein-L-isoaspartate(D-aspartate) O-methyltransferase, whose protein sequence is MKQWLNDLIYIIIGLTISQLSICYGYEWETMRQEMVQEIVEEVKETSYFIGKSSLYDTVMKAIATVPRHKFVPVSEQPWSYDNRPLPIGYGQTISQPYIVALMTDLLEPDKDDVMLEVGTGSGYQAAVLASLVKQVYTIEIIEELATISSERLAKLGYENIATKFADGYYGWPEYAPFDGIIVTAAAGQIPPPLVKQLKVGGKMIIPVGDQFFTQHLILIEKITDKQITTRQVLPVRFVPLTGKH